One stretch of Pigmentiphaga aceris DNA includes these proteins:
- a CDS encoding DHA2 family efflux MFS transporter permease subunit, producing MPLVPYALGDISNKDFSVSAPSSGRGPRLIPFIIGCALFMQMLDATIIATALPAMAASLGVAPVRLNVAITAYLLAVAVFVPLSGWVADRVGARRVFVWAIGLFSFSSLLCGISQELWQLVAARVLQGFAGALMVPVGRIVLLRSVPKAQLMSAMSFLTVPALVGPVLGPPFGGFLVTYASWHWVFLINLPIGIAGIVLVLRYLPEVSRPEPRPLDVLGLVLSGVSLATLVLSFDVIGHGLMPWYGVLALIGVGLLSGGLYLLHARRTAFPILDLSLFRIHTFSASTLGGNLSRLAIGATPFLLTMQLQVVFGMTPLEAGLLSFTGAAGALLMKFTAAPIIRLFGFRRTLMVNAVLSGLGVLAIAFFGASSAHWIIMVVLLIAGFLRSLQLTGVNTLTYADVTPERMSQASGLASVAQQLAISLGVGIAALSLNLSMAWRGAETLSRHDLILGYVVIAVLTMSSALAFRTLPAHAGAELNQR from the coding sequence ATGCCACTGGTGCCATATGCCCTCGGCGATATTTCCAACAAGGACTTTTCTGTGAGTGCCCCGTCTTCTGGCCGCGGGCCACGTCTGATCCCCTTCATTATCGGCTGTGCGCTGTTCATGCAGATGCTGGATGCGACCATTATCGCAACCGCATTGCCTGCCATGGCGGCAAGCCTAGGTGTCGCGCCGGTACGACTTAACGTTGCCATCACAGCCTATCTGCTTGCGGTGGCGGTGTTCGTGCCGCTCAGTGGTTGGGTAGCGGATCGCGTGGGTGCGCGCCGAGTCTTCGTATGGGCCATTGGCCTGTTCTCGTTCAGCTCCTTGTTATGCGGGATCTCGCAAGAACTCTGGCAACTGGTTGCCGCCCGGGTGCTGCAAGGGTTTGCGGGCGCATTGATGGTCCCGGTGGGCCGCATCGTGTTGCTGCGTTCCGTGCCCAAGGCGCAGTTGATGAGCGCCATGTCTTTCCTGACGGTGCCTGCGCTGGTCGGCCCTGTGCTTGGTCCGCCCTTTGGTGGGTTCCTGGTTACCTATGCCTCGTGGCATTGGGTGTTTCTGATCAACTTGCCGATTGGCATTGCCGGCATCGTGCTGGTGTTGCGTTACCTGCCGGAAGTGTCACGCCCCGAGCCAAGACCGCTCGATGTTCTGGGCCTGGTGCTGTCAGGGGTGAGCCTTGCTACCTTGGTCTTGAGTTTCGACGTCATCGGGCATGGTCTGATGCCTTGGTATGGCGTGTTGGCATTGATCGGCGTGGGCCTGTTGTCGGGCGGTCTGTACTTGCTGCATGCACGACGAACCGCCTTCCCCATTCTTGATCTGAGCCTGTTCCGCATCCACACGTTTTCAGCATCGACGCTGGGCGGAAACCTGTCGCGACTGGCTATCGGGGCGACGCCCTTCCTGCTGACCATGCAGCTGCAAGTGGTGTTCGGCATGACGCCGCTCGAAGCAGGTCTGCTGAGCTTCACCGGGGCAGCAGGTGCGCTGTTGATGAAGTTCACGGCGGCACCGATCATCCGCCTGTTCGGTTTTCGCCGAACATTGATGGTCAACGCCGTGTTGAGCGGGCTGGGGGTGTTGGCCATTGCCTTCTTCGGCGCATCGAGCGCGCACTGGATCATCATGGTGGTGCTGTTGATCGCGGGTTTTTTGCGGTCCTTGCAACTCACCGGGGTCAACACGTTGACCTATGCGGATGTCACCCCCGAGCGCATGAGCCAGGCATCGGGCTTGGCGTCGGTTGCCCAGCAACTGGCGATCAGCCTGGGGGTGGGAATTGCGGCCTTGTCGCTCAATCTGAGCATGGCATGGCGTGGTGCAGAAACGCTCTCGCGTCATGACCTGATATTGGGCTACGTGGTGATCGCCGTGTTGACCATGTCGTCTGCACTGGCTTTCCGCACGTTGCCAGCCCACGCTGGGGCGGAGCTGAATCAGCGCTGA
- a CDS encoding acyloxyacyl hydrolase, producing MSAVAIPALAQTAPASAIDNSAWSLQLGHYDDISRFTLNYETAPVWQTRFSNGTRITLSGEFGGSYWHTSRAGRSSLFQLSAIPLFRYWATDRFYIEAGIGATVFDKHDIGGKEISTNFHFGDHLGAGYRITNDIMIGYRYSHFSNAGIKRPNPGLDMHQIVLNKRF from the coding sequence ATGTCCGCTGTTGCTATTCCTGCCCTCGCACAAACCGCGCCTGCGTCCGCCATCGACAACAGCGCCTGGAGCCTGCAACTCGGTCACTATGACGACATCAGCCGCTTCACCTTGAACTACGAAACCGCCCCCGTCTGGCAGACCCGTTTTTCCAACGGTACCCGCATCACCTTGTCGGGTGAATTCGGTGGTTCCTACTGGCACACTTCGCGTGCCGGCCGCAGCTCACTGTTCCAACTGAGCGCCATCCCGCTGTTCCGCTACTGGGCGACCGACCGCTTCTATATTGAAGCGGGTATCGGTGCCACGGTGTTCGACAAACACGACATCGGTGGCAAGGAAATCTCGACCAACTTCCACTTTGGCGATCACCTTGGCGCGGGTTACCGCATTACCAACGACATCATGATCGGCTACCGTTATTCGCACTTCTCGAATGCCGGCATCAAGCGTCCGAATCCGGGCCTCGATATGCATCAAATTGTGTTGAACAAGCGTTTCTGA
- a CDS encoding iron-containing alcohol dehydrogenase, producing the protein MSTLEFRTVPSVLVEAGVTARLGQVLRERFPLQRLCLVTDRFLHRSGLLDAALVSLRANGWTVQVIDDVVADPPDHVVLAAVEQARTADTEIVVGLGGGSSMDVAKLLAVLIGSDQPLSEMYGIGNVRGTRLPLVQIPTTAGTGSEVTPISIVTTGETTKAGVVAPQLYADLAILDADLTVGLPPKITAATGIDAMVHAIEAYTSKHKKNPLSDMLALKALSLLSNNILTACRDGDNRPAREAMLLGAMLAGQAFANAPVAAVHALAYPIGGIFHVPHGLSNSLVLSHVLRFNAPAAAGLYGELAQILVPGASGSDEARTQALIGYVEQLAVDTGIERTLREVGVAQTDLPRLAQDAMKQTRLLGNNPREVTEADALSIYQAAW; encoded by the coding sequence ATGAGTACATTAGAATTCCGCACCGTACCCTCGGTACTGGTCGAAGCGGGTGTTACCGCACGTCTGGGGCAAGTGCTGCGCGAACGTTTTCCGCTGCAACGCCTGTGTCTGGTCACCGACCGCTTTCTGCATCGCAGCGGCCTGCTGGATGCAGCCCTGGTCAGCCTGCGCGCCAACGGCTGGACCGTACAGGTCATCGACGATGTGGTCGCCGATCCGCCGGATCACGTGGTGCTGGCTGCCGTCGAACAGGCACGCACGGCCGACACCGAAATCGTGGTCGGTCTGGGTGGTGGTTCTTCGATGGACGTCGCCAAACTGCTGGCCGTGTTGATCGGGTCCGATCAACCTTTGTCCGAGATGTACGGCATTGGCAATGTGCGCGGTACCCGCCTGCCGCTGGTGCAGATTCCCACAACGGCGGGTACAGGGTCGGAAGTCACGCCGATTTCCATCGTGACCACGGGCGAGACCACCAAGGCCGGTGTGGTTGCCCCGCAGTTGTACGCCGACCTGGCCATTCTCGATGCAGACCTGACCGTCGGCCTGCCGCCGAAGATCACGGCCGCCACCGGCATCGACGCCATGGTGCACGCAATCGAGGCCTACACCAGCAAACACAAGAAAAACCCCTTGTCCGACATGCTGGCCCTGAAGGCCTTGTCACTGCTGTCGAACAACATCCTGACAGCCTGCCGCGACGGCGACAACCGCCCCGCGCGCGAGGCCATGTTGCTGGGTGCCATGCTTGCGGGCCAAGCGTTTGCCAACGCGCCCGTGGCAGCGGTGCACGCGCTGGCCTACCCGATTGGCGGCATCTTCCATGTGCCCCACGGCTTGTCGAACTCGCTGGTGTTGTCACACGTGCTGCGCTTCAACGCGCCTGCTGCGGCAGGACTGTATGGCGAACTTGCCCAGATTCTTGTCCCGGGTGCGTCCGGCAGCGATGAAGCGCGTACCCAGGCCTTGATCGGCTATGTCGAACAGTTGGCGGTAGACACAGGCATCGAGCGCACCTTGCGTGAGGTCGGCGTGGCGCAGACGGATCTGCCCCGTCTGGCGCAAGACGCCATGAAACAAACCCGTCTGCTTGGCAACAACCCGCGCGAGGTCACTGAAGCGGATGCATTGAGCATCTACCAGGCAGCGTGGTGA
- a CDS encoding Fe2+-dependent dioxygenase, with protein sequence MLLKIPGLLTNEQVHRCREALARASWVDGRTTAGHGAASVKQNLQLALSDPIGIEVGNLILDVLGRSPLFMSAALPLKVMPPMFNRYEGGGTYGNHVDNAIRMLRGTDHRVRTDISTTVFLTDPADYDGGELVIEDTYGSQTIKLAAGDMVMYPGTSVHRVTPVTRGSRISAFFWTQSLIREDAQRALLYELDNSIQQLAVDVPGHLEITRLTGVYHNLVRRWSIT encoded by the coding sequence GTGCTGCTGAAAATTCCGGGTCTGCTTACCAACGAACAGGTACATCGTTGCCGAGAAGCCCTGGCACGCGCCAGCTGGGTCGATGGGCGCACCACCGCGGGGCATGGCGCGGCCAGCGTCAAACAGAATCTGCAATTGGCGCTCAGCGACCCGATCGGCATCGAGGTCGGCAACCTGATCCTCGACGTGCTTGGCCGCTCACCGCTGTTCATGTCGGCGGCGCTGCCCTTGAAGGTCATGCCGCCGATGTTCAACCGCTATGAAGGTGGTGGCACCTACGGCAACCACGTCGACAACGCGATCCGTATGCTGCGCGGCACCGACCACCGGGTGCGCACCGACATTTCCACCACGGTCTTCCTGACCGACCCGGCCGACTACGACGGCGGTGAACTGGTCATCGAAGACACCTATGGTTCCCAGACCATCAAGCTGGCCGCAGGCGACATGGTGATGTATCCCGGCACCAGTGTGCACCGCGTCACGCCCGTGACACGCGGCTCGCGGATCTCGGCATTTTTCTGGACACAAAGCCTGATACGCGAAGACGCGCAACGGGCGCTGCTGTACGAACTGGACAACTCCATTCAGCAACTGGCTGTCGATGTCCCGGGGCACCTTGAGATCACCCGCCTGACGGGCGTGTATCACAACCTGGTTCGTCGCTGGTCGATCACGTGA
- a CDS encoding alpha-hydroxy acid oxidase codes for MNTAPLAPLTQIPPQIAAIADYESYARERMTDSAWAYLSGGAADELTLRENRDAFDRLRLQNRVLADLKGGGTKLNLFGLQLDYPIVLAPVAYHRLAHPQGELASVLGASAIKVPMVVSTQASIGLEDIAQAAQTPLWFQLYLQAERSHTLSLVRRAEAAGYRAIVLTLDAPVNGVRNREQRASFQLPPGIDAPNLRDIPSPSLPPARAGESALFGKGVLDTAPTWDDLAWLRASTRLPLIVKGITSPLDALQAIEHGADGIVVSNHGGRVLDGQPATIDALPAVTAAVAGRVPLLLDGGIRRGTDILKALALGATAVLIGRPYVYGLAAAGPVGVVHVVHMLRTELEIAMALTGCKTLADITPSVLWQRG; via the coding sequence GTGAACACTGCACCGCTTGCCCCGCTGACCCAGATTCCACCGCAAATCGCTGCGATTGCCGACTACGAAAGCTACGCCCGCGAGCGCATGACCGACAGCGCCTGGGCCTACCTGAGCGGTGGTGCCGCCGATGAACTCACGCTGCGTGAAAACCGCGATGCGTTCGATCGTCTGCGTCTGCAGAACCGGGTGTTGGCTGACCTGAAAGGCGGCGGCACCAAGCTGAACCTGTTCGGCTTGCAGCTGGATTACCCAATCGTGCTGGCCCCCGTTGCCTATCACCGGCTTGCCCACCCGCAGGGCGAACTGGCCAGCGTGCTGGGCGCATCGGCAATCAAGGTGCCTATGGTGGTCAGCACCCAGGCCAGCATCGGGTTGGAGGACATCGCCCAGGCTGCGCAGACACCGCTGTGGTTCCAGCTGTATCTGCAGGCCGAGCGCAGCCATACCCTGAGCCTGGTGCGCCGTGCCGAAGCTGCGGGATATCGGGCGATTGTGCTGACGTTGGACGCGCCAGTGAACGGTGTGCGCAACCGGGAACAGCGTGCATCCTTCCAATTGCCGCCGGGCATCGACGCCCCCAACCTGCGCGATATTCCGTCGCCATCCTTGCCGCCAGCACGCGCAGGTGAAAGCGCCTTGTTCGGCAAAGGTGTGCTGGACACAGCCCCCACCTGGGACGACCTGGCATGGCTGCGCGCATCTACACGACTGCCCTTGATCGTCAAAGGCATCACCTCACCGCTCGATGCACTGCAAGCCATCGAGCATGGTGCAGATGGCATCGTGGTGTCCAACCATGGCGGTCGTGTGCTGGATGGGCAACCCGCGACCATCGATGCATTGCCAGCCGTCACGGCAGCGGTGGCAGGACGGGTGCCTTTGCTGCTGGATGGCGGCATTCGGCGCGGCACCGACATTCTGAAGGCGCTGGCGTTGGGTGCCACCGCCGTACTGATCGGACGGCCCTATGTCTACGGATTGGCTGCGGCAGGTCCGGTGGGTGTGGTGCATGTAGTGCACATGCTGCGTACTGAACTGGAAATCGCGATGGCGCTGACCGGATGCAAGACGCTGGCGGACATTACGCCGTCGGTGTTGTGGCAACGCGGCTAA
- a CDS encoding VOC family protein, giving the protein MNPVSYFEIPVLDMARAMDFYATVFGQTCERVRIPGKDMALLPHADGSPGISGALVQGDRYVPGQAGARIYMNVADIPLTLFRAAQQGGAVRREETAVGEYGCVAEIEDCEGNRIGLFSSAPVSDEDYPGGGFLGGGGGRLRLRCLCC; this is encoded by the coding sequence ATGAACCCCGTTTCCTACTTTGAAATCCCCGTCTTGGACATGGCGCGCGCCATGGATTTTTACGCGACGGTTTTCGGGCAGACGTGCGAGCGCGTGCGCATTCCGGGCAAGGACATGGCATTGCTGCCGCACGCTGACGGGTCACCTGGGATCAGCGGTGCTTTGGTGCAGGGGGATCGTTATGTGCCGGGGCAGGCAGGTGCGCGGATCTACATGAATGTCGCGGATATTCCGCTGACATTGTTTCGGGCGGCGCAGCAGGGCGGGGCGGTGCGGCGCGAGGAAACCGCCGTGGGCGAGTACGGCTGCGTGGCGGAAATCGAGGATTGCGAGGGCAATCGCATCGGGCTGTTTTCGTCTGCCCCCGTATCCGATGAAGACTACCCCGGTGGCGGTTTCCTGGGCGGTGGTGGCGGCAGGCTTCGTCTGCGCTGCCTGTGCTGCTGA